Within the Opitutaceae bacterium TAV5 genome, the region CCGGCCCCTGGTATGTCCGGACCGAATTCTCCCTTCCCCCCCTCTCGCCCCAACAGCGCGCCTCCCTTCCCCGGCGGCCTGTCCAGCCTCCCGAACGCAGAAAAACCCCCTCTCTCGTTTACAACGGTATGATCGCTCCCCTCATCCCCTATGCCATTCGCGGCACCATCTGGTATCAAGGCGAGTCCAACACCGGTCACGCCTGGCAATATCGCACCGATCTTCCCCGCCTCATCAACGACTGGCGACGGCAATGGGGGCAGGGTGATTTCCCGTTTCTCGTCTGCCAGCTTGCCAATTACGGATCCAAAACCGCCGATCCTGCCGCGCCCAGTCGCATCGCCGAACTCCGCGAAGCGCAAACCCTTGCTCTCGCCCTTCCCCACACCGGCCTTGCCACCCTCATCGACCTGGGCGAGGAGCTCGACATCCACCCGCGCGACAAACGCACACCCGCCCGACGCCTTGCCGACACCGCCCTCTCCGTCGCTTATGGCCGTCCGGACGCCCCCGCCTCCGGTCCCGTATACCTGAAAAGTACCCGAATACCCGCGCCGCCCGGCGAATCCGCCGGACGCATTCGCATCCATTTTATAAATACATATGACGGACTTGTGGCCCGTCCCCTGCCCGCCACCTACCGCGTCCGTTCCACTGCCGGTGCCGGCGAGATCCCCCTGGTCCGCAATGCTCCTGCCGGCAGCCAGCTCGAAGGTTTTTCCATCTGTGGTGAAGACGCCCGCTGGACCTGGGCGACTGCCTGCATCGAGGGCGACACCGTCCTTGTCTGGTCCGACGCCGTGCCGCGCCCGGTTGCCGTCCGCTATGCCTGGGCCGACAATCCCACGTGCAATCTCTATAGTGCCGCCGGCCTTCCTGCCGTCCCCTTCCGCACCGACACCTTCCCCGTCTCCACCGAAAACCCCCGGTGAACGGGGAGTTGGCCCCTGCCGACCGACTCTGGCCAACCATATCTCCGGACTTGCAACGCTGCCCCCCGCCCGCCCGAATCGGACGCTTCGCCAATGCCGTATCGCCGGCCGACGCCGGCAGCCGCATCCCGCTTCGTCATCCTGCCATCATGCGCAAACGCTCCCTCCTCTCCGCCCTCGCCTCGCTCGTTCTCGCGTCCGCCCTCCAGGCCGGCAATTTCACCTTCGAGGTGAAGACCGACCGCCCCGCCGTGGATTACGCCATCGGCGAACCGATCGTCTTCACCGCCCGTCTCCTCGAAGACGGCCAGCCTGCCACCGGTCCGAAAATCACCTGGATACGCGAGGGCGATGATCGCCAGGTTGAAAAAGGCGAAGCGTCCGCCTCGCCCGATACGCCTCTTGTCGTCACCACCCGCAGCGAAACGCCCGGCTTCATCCGCCTGAAACTCCAGGCGCTGGATGCCGATGGCAACCCGCTCAAAAACGGTGAACGCGCCGTCGCGTACACCGCCGGGGCGGCCGCCGATACGGCGAAGTTCGAAGTCGCGCCCGAGCCGGCCGATTTCGACGCCTTCTGGGCCCGGCAAAAGGCGCGTGTGGCTGCGGTGCCCCTGAAAGAACTCGAACGCGTCCCGGTCAAGGTCGGCACGGCGGGCGTACTCGGTTACGATATCAAGGTCAGCAGCGCCGGTGCCAAACCGCTGTCCGGCTACCTCTGCCTTCCGGAGGGCGCGCAGGCGAAGTCGCTGCCGGCCAAAATCATCTATTTCGGTTATGGCGTGTATCCGGTTTCCAAAAACGACGGCGCGGCCAAAGACAGCATTGTTCTCAGCGTCAACGCGCACGGGTTCCTCAACGGCCAGCCGAGGGAGTATTACCGGGACCTGAGCCAGGGAGAGCTGAAGGGCTACGCCTTCAACGAAAAGGAAAACGGAAACCCCGAGACCACCTACTTCAACGGCATGATGCTGCGCCTCATCCGGTCGCTCGAATACGTCAAAAGCCTGCCCGAATGGAACGGCCGGGATCTGACCGTGGAAGGCCACAGTCAGGGCGGCCTGCAAGCCGCCCTGGCTGCCGGACTGGATCCCGCCGTGACCCGCTGCATCGCCAACCAGCCCTGGATGTGCGACGTCGGCGGCGCGGCCATGGGACACCTGCGCGGCACCTGGCACATCAAGCCGACCCCCGCCCTTTTCTATTACGATCCCGTGTACCACATTCGCAGATACAGCGGCAGCCTGAAGCTCCTCGCCGGCCTCGGCGACTACGTCTGTCCGCCCTCCGGCATGGCCGCCCTGTTCAACAACGCCCGGGGCTCCCGCGAGATCGTTTACACGCAGGGAGCCGGCCATACCGGCACGGCGCGGGGCGAACAGTTCACCCGCACCGCTCCCTGAACCGGCGCACCGCGCCGCCAGCCCCCCCCCCGGTTCGTGCCGGCTCAGGATTTCCCGGAGGCCGCGCACGAAGCCCGCTCCACCAGCCGCACCGGCAGCACGATCTTGCCGCTCGCGGCCGGGCGCCCCTCCAGCGCCTGGCGCTCCACCTCGGCCAGACCCGCCCGCCCCATCTCTTCCAGCGGAAAATGGATGGTCGTTATCGCCGGGTGGCTCGTCGCCGCGCCCGCCTCGTCGTTGAGCCCCATGACGCTCACCTCGTCGGGCACGCGAAATCCCCGCGCCTGCAGCCGTCCCGCCGCGCAGATCGCCGCCGTGTCGTGGAAACAAAAGAGCGCCGTCGGTCGTACCGCCTGCTCCTGCGCCATGCAATAATCCACCGCCGCGGACACCTCTTCCGTAGCCAGATTTCCATGACACAGCAGATGCGGCAGCAAGGTCAGCCCCACCTCGCGCATCCCCAGCGCGAAGCCGCGCTCGATTTCCGTCTGGTTGTAGAGCGTGCTGCCGAACGGCCCGGTGATAAACGCGATGTTCCGGTGCCCCAGCCCGTACAGATGATGCACCGCCAGGCGCGAAGCCTCCGCGTAGTCCGGACAAATGCTCAGGAAGCCGGGCATCTCCAGGTGCTGCCCGAGGTACACAAACGGCCGTCCGCTCGCCAGCAGATGCTGCACGAGCGAGGGGTTCGGCGCGCTGGCCACGACAAACTTGCTCGCGCTCTCGTCCCGCAGGGGCAGCGGCAAGCGCTCCGGGTGGCGCACGTAATCCGTATCGAGATCGTACAACGCATACGTCACCTGCTGCTCGCTCTGTTTCATCGCCCCCATCACGCCGGCGAGCATCCGGCCGAAATAATGGTTTTGCGCGCCGTCGGGCGTGCGGCTGTTGACCATGAAACACACGGCCCCGAGCTGCGGATGGATGCGCGCCCGTGCCGCCTGGCTTTTGGGCTGGTAGTTGAGTTTCCGGCACGCCGCGACGATCCGCTGCTGCGTGCCCTCGCTCACGCGGATGCCGTAGTTGCGGTTGTTGAGAAACGACGACACCGCCGCCACGGAGACCCCGGCATGGCGGGCGATTTCCGTCATCGTCACGGATTTGGCGGGAGCTTCGGAGGGCGTTATCATGATAAAAGTGATAAAAACTTTATTTTCGCCTCCATGTCACGCTTCTTATTCAGGAAAAATCCATCCCTGATCCGCCTCATCGAAGGAGTGGACAGCATTTTGATAAAAATTTTATTGACTTGATGACCGACCTGACGCATCCCTGTTCCCCGTCGCAACCCGAATCCCCCCGCCACGATGAGCACCGTTACCCATTTCGCATTTCCCGTCGTCCGCCGTCACTCCCGTCGGGCCTTCACGCTGATCGAATTGCTCGCGGTCATCGCGATCATCGGCGTGCTGGCAGCGATCATCCTGGCGACCCTCGGCAACGTCCGGGCCAAGGCCCGGCAGACGCAGTGCCTCTCCAATCTGCGCCAGCTCCAACTCGCCAACATCCTGTATGCAAATGACAACAAGGGGAGGTTCATGCGTGTCAAGAATACCGATGGTACCGGCAAGTGGCACGACACCAGTACATTTTTGCGTTATCTCGGTGATTCGAAATCCAGCGGGAGCAAGCTTCCCCTTTCCATGCGTTGCCCGGACAGGGAAGATCCGGCCCAAACCGATTCCGATCACACTGCCTACGGTTACAATTTTACAGGTCTTGGCCCGGAGGCACAGGCGCAAGGCATCAGCCAGACAGAAATCCCGCGTCCCAGCCAGACACTCGCATTTGCCGACGCCGTTGATTACCAGGTCAACAAGACCAACTCCGACAAATACACCGGGGCTGCCAAAACCACACAGGCCGTCGCCTACAGGCACGGCGGCAGAATCAACATCGCCTACTGGGACGGCCACGTGAACAGCCGCCAGCGCAGCGAGGTCGCCAACAATTCCACTCTGTGGGACTCGCTCAAGTAACTCCTTGGCAAACTTCCACACACCACCACTGAAAAACCAAACCCTTGATGTAACAAGAAATGGATACAATGAATACAATAAAAACATCCCTCCTTGAGTCGGGCGGGGGTATCGTCCGTCTGATGGCATTGCTGCTTGCCGGAACCTCCACGTTGACTCTGGCGACATCTGCTGCAGCCGCGAACCAATATACCCCCGCGGCGGATAGCGGCATCCGCTCCGATTCACCAGGCATCAACTACGGGACCGACGAAAACATACAGGTGCGCGGCCATACAAACTTCCGCCGGGACTTCTATGTGCGTTTCGACATCAGCGACCTCACCAGCCTGAGCGGCGTCACGGTGTCCGATGCCTCGTTCAGCATCACACTCTCGGGCAATCAAAGCACCCGCGACAGCGGGAATGCCGCGATCAATGTCTATGCTCTCAATGCCGATTATACCGCTACCGTGGAGCAACTCGGTTTCGATTGGGGTGAAACAGACCTGACCTACAACAACGCCCCTGATATTTCCGCTGCCGCCCTCGTGGGCACGTTCGACATCTCCGGCCTGCTCGCTTCCCGCGGAACCACCTACACGATCACCGGCACGGCGCTGACCTCGTTTCTCAACGACTACCTTGCCGCCGGCGGTTCCAGCAACCTGACTTTCATAATCCGGGAAAACGCTTCGGGTGCAGG harbors:
- a CDS encoding acetyl xylan esterase, with product MRKRSLLSALASLVLASALQAGNFTFEVKTDRPAVDYAIGEPIVFTARLLEDGQPATGPKITWIREGDDRQVEKGEASASPDTPLVVTTRSETPGFIRLKLQALDADGNPLKNGERAVAYTAGAAADTAKFEVAPEPADFDAFWARQKARVAAVPLKELERVPVKVGTAGVLGYDIKVSSAGAKPLSGYLCLPEGAQAKSLPAKIIYFGYGVYPVSKNDGAAKDSIVLSVNAHGFLNGQPREYYRDLSQGELKGYAFNEKENGNPETTYFNGMMLRLIRSLEYVKSLPEWNGRDLTVEGHSQGGLQAALAAGLDPAVTRCIANQPWMCDVGGAAMGHLRGTWHIKPTPALFYYDPVYHIRRYSGSLKLLAGLGDYVCPPSGMAALFNNARGSREIVYTQGAGHTGTARGEQFTRTAP
- a CDS encoding transcriptional regulator, which codes for MTEIARHAGVSVAAVSSFLNNRNYGIRVSEGTQQRIVAACRKLNYQPKSQAARARIHPQLGAVCFMVNSRTPDGAQNHYFGRMLAGVMGAMKQSEQQVTYALYDLDTDYVRHPERLPLPLRDESASKFVVASAPNPSLVQHLLASGRPFVYLGQHLEMPGFLSICPDYAEASRLAVHHLYGLGHRNIAFITGPFGSTLYNQTEIERGFALGMREVGLTLLPHLLCHGNLATEEVSAAVDYCMAQEQAVRPTALFCFHDTAAICAAGRLQARGFRVPDEVSVMGLNDEAGAATSHPAITTIHFPLEEMGRAGLAEVERQALEGRPAASGKIVLPVRLVERASCAASGKS
- a CDS encoding N-terminal cleavage protein, translated to MSTVTHFAFPVVRRHSRRAFTLIELLAVIAIIGVLAAIILATLGNVRAKARQTQCLSNLRQLQLANILYANDNKGRFMRVKNTDGTGKWHDTSTFLRYLGDSKSSGSKLPLSMRCPDREDPAQTDSDHTAYGYNFTGLGPEAQAQGISQTEIPRPSQTLAFADAVDYQVNKTNSDKYTGAAKTTQAVAYRHGGRINIAYWDGHVNSRQRSEVANNSTLWDSLK